The following are encoded together in the Triticum dicoccoides isolate Atlit2015 ecotype Zavitan chromosome 6B, WEW_v2.0, whole genome shotgun sequence genome:
- the LOC119323827 gene encoding uncharacterized protein LOC119323827, giving the protein MDSSPAAVAPTEASAPPLEDCLRLLRGERDEQKLAGLLIAANVCRAGDAAAVAQVYRAVGPRFLRRLLNTGLGKVEGGKEEERDAYLRLAVTVLAGLARAPEVAADAGVVSTVPLIAEVVSKSPDLTITEECFELLSLVAVASEDGAYKFCEPGVMDMLFSQISNFPDGSRCLELSTHLLQLLVHKLRADNMSVEKLQGMASMITSLAMLFGVLHTAVKFESLHMLATLLSQKESPLHDALRSMPSTIWKSHIRGGIIDVLQNRVVSSEKLQALLLAECMMSILGENWLSEDHKILDNKNAISVDKFVLLVLQSARVEVAVLLNELAFLKYESSKSSQTDDAIIQKQRNLAILFSLIERIIKMISDASSGEGEPSQTICEKTIMQVITGLNETISLVLDFLQDAKDHGQRKGDDLLAAVRIVGSYLAEAPYACQEKTGHLLEFIFSIEGQDESSPFYSVRFMLPMLSQITTTADGCRTLVSFGGYKAVIDCLIKMTEENGMMIDDGSMFLACDTIINIMSNRKNYPIQMEPCFIRLLQALITWAGTTDASSVVMTASSLCTMVMESTSEEFLLSCSGFDPKTLGSLSDLIVRSLRQDIPDDDSEQLNQKQIIASGYRRWADRFPSVRNVVHQHASV; this is encoded by the exons ATG GATTCCTCCCCGGCCGCCGTCGCGCCGACCGAGGCCTCGGCCCCGCCGCTCGAagactgcctccgcctcctccgcggcGAGCGCGACGAGCAGAAGCTGGCGGGCCTCCTCATCGCCGCCAACGTCTGCCgcgccggcgacgccgccgccgtcgcccaggTCTACCGCGCCGTCGGGCCCCGGTTCCTCCGCCGCCTCCTCAACACCG GGCTGGGGAAGGTGGAGGGCGGgaaggaggaggagcgggacgcGTACCTGCGGCTCGCCGTGACCGTGCTTGCCGGGCTCGCGCGCGCCCCGGAGGTTGCGGCCGACGCCGGGGTCGTCTCCACCGTGCCCCTCATCGCCGAGGTTGTCTCCAAATC GCCTGATCTGACAATCACTGAAGAATGTTTCGAACTTCTATCGCTGGTTGCTGTAGCCTCTGAAGATGGGGCATATAAGTTTTGTGAGCCTGGAGTTATGGACATGCTCTTCAGTCAAATCTCCAATTTTCCAGATG GTTCAAGGTGCTTAGAGCTTTCCACTCATCTGTTGCAGTTACTTGTTCATAAACTCAGAGCAGACAACATGAGTGTGGAGAAATTGCAAGGCATGGCAAGCATG ATAACTTCTCTTGCTATGCTTTTCGGTGTACTTCATACGGCAGTTAAATTTGAATCACTGCACATGCTTGCGACACTCCTTTCCCAAAAAGAATCT CCACTTCATGATGCTTTGAGGTCAATGCCATCCACGATCTGGAAATCTCATATCCGTGGTGGGATTATAGACGTTCTCCAAAACCGTGTTG TATCCTCCGAAAAGCTACAAGCTCTTCTTTTGGCGGAGTGCATGATGTCCATCCTAGGCGAGAATTGGTTGTCAGAAGATCATAAAATCCTGGATAACAAGAATGCGATCTCCGTTGACAA ATTTGTCCTGCTAGTCCTACAATCTGCAAGAGTTGAAGTTGCTGTCCTTCTAAACGAACTTGCTTTTTTGAAATACGAGTCATCAAAAAGTTCTCAGACAGATGATGCCATCATCCAGAAACAGAGAAACCTGGCTATATTGTTTTCACTGATAGAAAGAATAATCAAAATGATATCAGATGCCAGTAGTGGTGAAG GTGAACCAAGTCAGACCATCTGTGAAAAGACCATAATGCAGGTAATTACGGGATTAAATGAGACAATCAGTTTAGTGTTGGACTTCCTGCAGGATGCAAAG GATCATGggcaaaggaaaggtgatgatctttTGGCAGCTGTGAGAATAGTAGGAAG CTATCTGGCAGAGGCACCATATGCTTGCCAGGAGAAGACTGGTCATCTACTGGAATTTATCTTTTCTATCGAAGGTCAAGATGAATCAAG CCCCTTCTATTCTGTTCGCTTCATGCTTCCAATGCTATCACAAATAACGACGACAGCTGATGGATGTAGAACTTTGGTGTCATTTGGAGGCTATAAAGCA GTTATAGACTGCCTCATTAAAATGACCGAGGAGAATGGAATGATGATCGACGATGGTAGCATGTTTTTGGCATGTGATACTATCATAAACATTATGTCAAAT AGGAAGAATTATCCTATTCAAATGGAGCCTTGTTTCATCCGCCTCTTGCAAGCACTTATTACATGGGCTG GAACAACAGATGCTTCATCAGTTGTCATGACAGCCTCCAGCTTATGCACGATGGTGATGGAGTCGACATCAGAAGAGTTTCTCTTGAGCTGCTCAGGTTTTGACCCCAAGACCCTTGGGAGTTTGTCTGACCTCATTGTCAGAAGCTTGCGTCAG GATATCCCCGACGACGATAGCGAACAGCTTAATCAAAAGCAAATCATTGCATCAG GTTATAGGCGCTGGGCTGATCGATTCCCGAGTGTTAGAAATGTTGTGCATCAGCATGCATCTGTCTGA